In the genome of Dromiciops gliroides isolate mDroGli1 chromosome 1, mDroGli1.pri, whole genome shotgun sequence, the window CCttaatgtattttttcatttcagccaaactggacaaGTTGAGTGGGAATCCTATGGGAGTTTTTACCTAAGGTTGATAATTTGGGGATGATATTTTATATGGTGGATAATTTGTGACTCCCTGGAAATCATTGATCTTACAGTCCTTGAAAGAGATTATAGTGGTATGGATTCATGGAAAAGGTCCTAGGCTGAGAGTTGAGAGATCAACACTTTGGCTCTGACTCTGCTCCAGGCATACTATGACATGACTTCCCCTTTGGGGTGAGGTGGTTTGACTAGCTGATTTTCCAGCTTGACGTTTCTGTGAGTCTTCGTTTCTGTTATTCCCTCCCTTGCCTCTGCTTCCCTTCCACCTCAAACTAAAGATTACCCTTTTGCAGGTTGGGAGAAATAAAAGTTTATgctgaataaaaataaatccttCTTTACACAGTAGGTAGTAAACACTGCATTCATTACCCTGGGAGGTGTCAGACACTGAAATAGAATCAGAGGCAGAATATTGGTTTCAGTGGAATGAGACAGTTCTTTCATCCCCACCTCCAGTTAGTTGTCAAATCCAGGAAATTTTCCTGCTGTGCTATCTTTTGCATTCAGCTCCTTTTTACTCCTCCTGCCATTACTCTAGTTTATtgccctcatcatttctcatttgCAGTGCCATAActgcttctttttcccccttcttgatCCCTCCTTTACACTGTTGGCTGTAATCTTAttgcacagatctgatcatgtctctTTGCTCAGACACTATCAATGATTCCCCATTGCTTTCTGAGTGAAATACAAAAAAGATCTGCTGTTCCAATCCTTCATAGTTTAGCTCCAGCCTATATTCCCAGTCTTACTTGTTTCCTTCATGCATTTTATACTTAAGTCAAAGTCATCTACTTAATGTTCTTTAATACTGTCTTGTCCTTGTATCTTCCATGACTGGAACAACTTATCCTAATTCAATCCTCACCCTTTGCCAATCTCCACCTGAtaaaattcttcctttccttcaaggcCTAACTTAGGTAATATTTCTTCCTTGGAGCCTTCCCTGGGCCCCCATTTAGAAATGATAcctcggggcatctaggtggtgcagtggatagagcaccggacctgaagtcaggaggacctgagttcaaatctgacctcagacacttaacacttactagctgtgtgaccctggggaagtcacaaccccagttgcctcacaaaaaaagaaaaagaaatgatacctcactctctctctgaATTTCTTAAACAGTACAGTACTTACCACATTCTAACTTGTATTTCTATCTTCCCACTAAAtattaagttccttgaaggcagggactgtatcatttttcattttcattttcccagTTTTCAGCAGAGGAACCGTGTACACAgcggatgcttaataaatgtttgttgaacctgactaatgtggaaatgttttgcatgattatacatgtataatttatattgaattgcttgtgttcttaagggggggtggggagggaagaagagaatttggaacacaagttttaaaaattgactttaaaagttgtttttacatgtaatttggaggaaaaataaaattctaagtaaatggagaaaaaaatcaatgtttgttgaattgaatctgcAGACACAGAGGCTAAAGCTTTCCTAGAAGTGAATTTAGGGTGGGGTGGGACTAGAATGATTCTTTAATTCATTAAACAAACATTGTGTCCGTTATATATGCAAAGCACAGTGCTAGACAGAAATAGACGTAGATTATGATGACATAATCCCTGCTCCCTCTTCTTTTAGAGAATTCCTTCCCCTACTCTTAATCAGAAAAGAGTATAAGGGAGTTTATTTCAGGAATCTGtggtcagccatttcccagtaCAAAAACCTTATTTTGTGGCTTTGGCTATGTTATAGAGACAGACTCATTGACAcctttttcttttcagtctttgTTACAGCTGCAAGACCAAACAACATCTGTCTTATGTTCTCAATCTGATGTCCCCAGTGGGGGGTTTAACAACCGAATTCCTATGGTGATGCGTGGAAATTGCACCTTCTATGAGAAAGTGAAACTGGCCCAAATGAACGGGGCACGAGGGTTGCTAGTAGTTAGCAGAGAAAAACTGGTATGACAaacttccttcatttctcttgcTAAGATAATGCTAAAAAAAATCACTGCCACTTACTTCTGCTGGTGATGTGATATAGGGGAAGAACTTGTCTGAAGTTACTCATTCCTTGGTAGCCACACTATTTCAGAGTTCTATTTTCACTTGATTGAATCTTTTATTTTTGAGTGAGATAAGTTTGTTTGGagcaaagattcttaacctgggcttCATGGAGCCATTGGGGgtttgtggatagatttcagggggaatattggaagaaaaaataaattgcctcttttttgtttcctttgcagtcctatatgttttattttatgcattaagaACATAATTCTGAAAAGGTTTCACCAAACTGCTAAATGGGTCAGTGATGCAAAAAacggttaagaactcctggtttaGAGTGACAAATTAGCAGTTTCCCTCACTGGAGTGGGTACTACTATTGCAGAAATAAGTAAGAACAAGGACCTCTCTCAAATCAGTGGAACAGGTAGTCTGTCATGGGCTGATAGTGAGTAGACCTGCTTTGCCCAGAAGTGTCTCTATCACTGTTTTTCATAGCCTCTGAAGTTCCACCATTAGCTTTGGGTGTTGGAAAACTTTTGGGATTCAAGTGTCCCTTCAGAAGTGCCCACTTCAGTGGGGAGGCAAAGGGACAGAACCTTTTGCACCATTATCAGCTAATACCTAATTGAGAGTTGACTAACAGTGGATGAACTAAGAGAAAGGACCCTTTGGGAAGGGACCCAAAGACAGCCCTTGATAGCAGTCGGGGGAGGTCAAGAGAGGCCTTAAAGGGGTGCCTGAGCCAACCACTCTCCACAGCTTTCCTCAGGGCAGGTGTCATCTCCATCACACCCTAAAGAAGATGTTGCCAGGAAGATCTTTGGATACTACATTATCTAGGGCAGAAACTTTCTGAGCAAAGACAGGGACAGTTTAGATGCCTGATTGAAGGGCAGCCTGCTgtgcaagaggggcagctaggtggtgcagtagataaagcattggccctggtttcaggaggacctgagttcaaatccaacctcagacacttgacacaagttgtatgaccctgggcaagtcacttgaccctcattgcccaacaaaacaaaacaaaaaaaactatgtaaGAAATCTGGTTTCCTTAATGTCTGCATCAGATCCCTTATCAGTTTTGATACTTGGGCACAAAACagaaaaattcagttttatgaatgaatgaaaaaacttGTATTGATAATAATGtctttactatgttccaagcactgggcatataaatgcaaaataaagacCAACCCTGCCTTCTAGGACCTTCCGTTTAAAGGGGAGGACAACACACATAGAGGAGTGGTGGCCAGGGAGAGGCTTCTGCCCCGTCCCCCTCTCAGGATTAATGGCACAGTTGCTTTGGTCATGATATGTGGGTCTAGATTTAGATAAGGGAATTGGGGGCGGGGGGACATagcaataagatttttttttttttggtggagcagtggggttaggtgacttgcccagggtcacacagctagtatgtgtcaagtgtctgaggctgtatttgaactcaggtactcctgaatccagggccggtgctttatccactgcaccacctagctgccccaggaacataGCAATTAGAGGAAAAGGGTCTTCACAGGATGGTTGATGAGGCTGAAAGAGATGGCCAGAGTCAGGAGTGAAGTGAAACGTGGTAGCTGAAGCTCTCCTGGAGTGGTGATATGGGAGAGACAGGTGCTACTGAGAGCACTTGAGTCCTAAGGCAAAGAAGGGTCTCCAAGACAGTTGGTATGGTTGGGGAAGATGGCCAGAGTAATTTTTCTCTGTGTatattttgttggggtttttggatttttttgtacCCAGGTCCCTCCGGGAGGCAACAAGACTCAGTATGATGAGATTGGTATTCCTGTGGCTCTCCTCAGCTATAGAGACATGCTTGATATTTGCAAGGTAGGCATTCCGTGTGGGATTCTGTGGCTTCTGCCCAGAGTGTCCTGAAATTCTCTCTCCAGAGAAGAAGTACAAAAGTGTTTAAAGTAGGGGTCTGAGTGTCCTCAGGAAATAAGCCATCCAAGAGTATTAGTTTCTTATTGCTTTTAATCCAGGCAGTTAGTTCCTAATTTGTCAAAAGGAAAAGTCTTATTCAAAAGGATGTAATGACATCATTGCTGCAGCAAAGCTATTGAAATGCTAGGCACTGACACTGTGGCCACCCAAGAGTACCTCAGTGTTCTCCTCCACATTATTTTCTGTTCTGAAATGCAGCTGTTTAGAGAAGAGCATCCAAGTTATCTGTGAAATCTAAGTTCTTCAAGAAATCCTTGCTCTCATCTATAATTTTAGAATTTGTTTCAGGAGCTGGAAAGAATTCTACAATTCTGAAAATTATCTGGAAGCCTTTTAGGATTGCAGTTCCCTCtgcaataaagaaaaatgtaggTCCTATTTTTTGAGTTCCCTAACCCAAGAGAAGAATCAAGGTAGTTTAATCTTCAAGATTTCACTGCTCTTTTGAGATCATTGTGACACTAACAGCAGTGTTGtaatgatgaactgtgaaagacttggctactctgataaATACggtgtgatccaagacaattccaaaagaatcatgttgaaaaatgcagagaaatgataaactctgaatgcaaatcgaAGATAATTTTCTCActtagttttctttccttccttccttccttctatacgtctatccgtccatccatccatagatttttcatgatttcacatgtataattggtatCATTTTGCTCCCCTTCTTAGGATGGGAGAGgggtgaaagggagagaatttggaattcaaaatttaaaaataaaagaatgctcTAAACAAATAAcaagacttgaaaaaaaattttcattgcaacaaatatatataataaaatacaacaaGGTATTTTAGGTGCATCCCAGGGCAAGCAGGTTAGTAAACTGAAGGATAGGTTCATTAGGACTTAAGGGGAAAGTTCCCATTGTCATTGAACTCTTGGTGTCTTTTCTGAGACAGACTTTTGGTCGATCAGTGAGAGTGGCAATGTACGCCCCCAAGGAGCCTGTCCTTGATTACAACATggtcatcatcttcatcatggCTGTGGGCACAGTTGCAGTCGGAGGCTACTGGGCAGGAAGCCAGGATGTGAAGAAGTAAGTTCTGAATGTGTAGATAGCATGTTTCCTGGGTGGGGCCTAATCTTCACTGGTCCTGGAATTAATAATCCAGCCTGAAGGGTCAAATTTTTATAGATGTTTTATAGGgcaaaaactgaagaaaatcagAATATCCCAGGAACCATCTATGGGGGAGGGAGTCTGTGAGGGCTTCAGAAGAACATTTCATTTATCCAAAGCTAATCTGGCTTGCAGTTAGCCACATTTTTGCTGAATACAAATAAACTTGTAGTCACCCGGATCTATACCATTCCTGAGCTTGGGATTAAATGGAAGATGCTCagagagccctggattcaaatcctgcctcttttttctgttactcatgtaatcttgggcaaatcactccacctccatggacctcagtttcttcatctgtaaaatgaggaataaatatcatggggaagggaataggatggaagggaaacaattaacaatagtaatcatgaaaaagagaaaaggggtaaaaactgtacaaaaaatatttatagcaactttttgtggaggctaagaattgagaatcaagggaatgtccatcaattgaggaatgatggaagaagctgtgttatatgattgtggtggaatggtcttgtgctataggaaatgacaaacaggatgatcccagaaaaacctgggaagactaatgaacatcaatgtatagtgacagcagtattgttcagtgagcaatgcagtgatcaaagacaatcccaaggaactaatgaggaagcttactatgcacccccatagaaagaactgataaaaagaacacttgtggattgtacatatataacctggttgtgatcttgtggaggggggaggaaagggagggagggagggagaaaaatttggaactctaaatcttaggaaaattaatgttgaaaactacccttacatgtaactggaaaaaataaaataaatgttcgttgttttaaaaaaaaaattacccttcaagactcagctcaggtaTTCCTGTCTACACGAAGCTTTTACTGATTCCCCCAAATTGCTAGTGCTTTTCCTCCCAGAGCTACCCTCTATTCATCATGCCTATGTTATACATTttgtctctcctgttagaatgtaagctctgtaaGTGCAAGGACTATTTCACTTCtatctttgtatcactagtgcttagcacagtgctagttACTTATCTGTTGGTTAATTTCACTATTCTGAGGTCTcccattccccttccttcttGGAGATTTATGATGTCTCCTTGATAGAGCTTCCTGTTAGGAATCATTCCATATTGGTATAGACCCTGTCTGTTTGGTGGAAGGACAGGGAATCTGTTAATAACTAGATATTTGCTCTCCTAGAGCATTCTCTTCTTTGGGTCAGAAAAGGGGGAAACTGTAATAAGTGTGATAACTGAAGCTGTAATAAGTCCTCAAGAAACAATCTCCATACAGTGAAGTATGCCCATTTAACCATAGTTACACAGCTTAATGGTGTCCACACTGACATTCGAGACCCAGCATCTTGTGAATCCAGGACTTTTGTCATTGGACTATACatgattgtgggggcagctaggtgacacagtggataaagcaccggccctggattcaggaggacctgagttcaaatatggcttcagacactttatacttactagctgtgtgaccctgagcaagtcacttgaccctcattgtcttccctccccccccaaaaaaaaaccccccaccactatacataattgtatatgaaCTTCTCTGTCTTTTAGGAGGTCCATGAAGCACAAGCGTGATGATGGGGCAGAAAAACATGATGATGAGACAGTGGATGTGACTCCCATAATGATTGGGGTGTTTGTGGTGATGTGCTGTTCCATGTTGGTCTTGCTGTATTACTTCTATGATCATCTCGGTGTGTAGCCAGTGactatctttgtttcttttaaccAGTTGTCTTGTTAGCCCCCAAACTAAATCTTAAGATATCTTGTCAGCACCTTGAGGAGTAGCGCGTTTTCCCAATACCTGTGACCATATTAAATTTTCCCATCCTTACATTGAGCACCTTGAATCAAGGCCATCTAGTGATTGAAAAATACAGATCAATCAGGGCCCTGAATGGGTGTTGCCCTGCCAGGGTTTTttgtctccttcctctcctgaatCAGGCTAAACTATTCAAATAGATAAACCCTCTGGTTTTCATTAGCTAACCCATGGCATGGATGACCTACACGTTAATTGTgtgaatatgaataaataaattgcttCCCTTTATGAGTTGCCATCTTTTGAGGGGGCTGGTTTTACCTTTGAAATGAAATCTACCAGACAGTTCCAGAGGACCCTTGATGAAAAATTCTGTTTACCTCCAGACAGAACTGACCAACtttgagtgcagactgaagcgcATTTTTATATGCTTCAtttttccggggggggggggggggggttatatgTTTTtgtataacttcacatgtataactgatagattgcaagggaaagaatttagaactcaacattttttaaaaaatgaaggttttactatttctacttttttgtttttcttttttgaggtttttcccttttgtcttgaatctttcacagaatgactaatgcagaaatatgtttaatgtgattgtacaaatataacatatcagattgcctttcgtcttggggagggggggagggagagagaaaaatttgaaacaagaaatcttaggaaaacatgttgaaaattatctctacatgtaactagaaaataataaaatacttttatgattaaaaaagagagatgggggtcagctaggtggcacagtggatagagcaccagccctggagtcaggagtacctgagttcaaatccggcctcaaacacttaacacttactagctgtgtgaccctgggcaagtcacttaaccccaattgccttgctgaaaaaaaaaagagagaaagagagagataggtCTTTGCTATTATGATAAGTTAGAAGTCAGTAAAAGCGCTTTAcaatttgctaaaaaaaaaaaaaaagaatgtttaaaactttgtacatataattgggaaataattaatgaaaaataaaaatagatattttttaatgACATTAAAAAACCCGAAACTGATCAATAGTGTAGCCTGTGCTTATCATATTTATAGTATAGGTCCTTTTCTAGATGCATATTTTCAGTACTTGTGCTCCTTCTCTCTTGCAGTATATATGATTATAACTGTATTCTGCCTGGCATCATCCACCAGCCTCTATAGCTGTCTTTCTCCTTGTATAAAAAGACTACCATTTGGAAAATGCAGGTAAGAAAATTTAGCTCTCTTCATAGTAAACCTCCTGTTCCCAAAGAGAGATTTGATATAAGGAATAAGTCTAACTAAGCTTAACCTGTCAGTCAGGGCACTTCCTAGTCTGTCTGTAACTTAGTTTTCCAGTTTTATCTGCCATAGTTCTTCTTCCCATACCAGAACCCTCCACTTCAACCAAaccaatctcctcccttcttcctgagCTTGTCATGAAACTCCCTGATCATGTATTTTCCCTGTCATTCATTCAGCTCTTAGAACTTAATGTCTTGTTTCGTGTGTAAATGTTTTACCTCTCAAATTAAATGGTAAGCTCCATAAAGATAGGGACAGTTCTTACATACAGTGCTAGTATCCCTCATAGTGCCTGCCTACCCTTGATGCCTTTGCATATGTACTAGGTACTTAGTAAGCACTTGTGAATTGATGTGGAGGTGGGCCCAGGAGCTGAAACTCTAGATCTGCCCCAGCTGAACAATGACCCAACTCTGCCTGCCATATACTCATAAGAGAAAGTAGAAGGAACTTGTGTTCtagttgggaaaataaaactggCATATGAAGCCGTTTGAGAATTATGTAAAATGATATAGTCGTGGAATAcaagaattttagagttgaaaagggcCATTAGAAGTCACCTAATAGAAGAATCTCTTACAGTGACTTCCTGGGTggatcatccagcctctgcttaaatCCTTTTAGTGACAGTGAGCTCACCATCTACCCAAGTGGGAGGTGACTACCTGCCAAGGGAGCCTATTTCTTTGTTGGGCATTTCTGATGATTAGAAAgttgttgtgggggcagctaggtggcgcagtggatagagcaccggccctggagtcaggagtacctgagttcaaatccggcctcagacacttaacacttactagctgtgtgaccctgggcaagtcacttaaccccaattgcctcacacaaaaaagaaaaaaagaaagttattgtGTTGAACTTCACTTTAGCTTCACACTGGTCATCATTTTTCCCCTCTAAAGGTAAACAATAAATCTTATCTCCCTTCCATATGAAAGCTTTTCAATATTTCAAGTAATCACATCCAAGTTCACACAGTCACATAAGCGACAGAGTTGGGAAATGCTTTAAATGCAGCAGGATTTGAGAGTAGGGAGGGTTGAGAAAGGTTCAGCAGGACCCCTTGTTAGTTGGGGTGTAACCCACCCCCATTCTCTATGATtccttttggttattttttttctgacatgaTTTCCTTTCCCTAGGGTTCCAGACAACAATTTACCATATTTTCACAAGCGCCCCCGAGTTTGCATGTTGCTCCTGGCAGTGTTTTGCATTGCAATCAGTATAATTTGGGGAATCTACCGCAATGAAGATCAGTAAGTCCAGACattatctttttccccctcttttcttccccctttcccatctctctctcccacatAGCTGTGGGATTTGGGGAGGCTAGTTGTCCTTGGGATCCTACTGCCCTCTGCCTCT includes:
- the SPPL2B gene encoding signal peptide peptidase-like 2B isoform X3; this encodes MAVLARLLPGLLLIAQVTCEYGMVHVISEPGIGKERDYCILYNSQWAHLPPGLGKASLLQLQDQTTSVLCSQSDVPSGGFNNRIPMVMRGNCTFYEKVKLAQMNGARGLLVVSREKLVPPGGNKTQYDEIGIPVALLSYRDMLDICKTFGRSVRVAMYAPKEPVLDYNMVIIFIMAVGTVAVGGYWAGSQDVKKRSMKHKRDDGAEKHDDETVDVTPIMIGVFVVMCCSMLVLLYYFYDHLVYMIITVFCLASSTSLYSCLSPCIKRLPFGKCRVPDNNLPYFHKRPRVCMLLLAVFCIAISIIWGIYRNEDQWAWVLQDALGIAFCLYMLKTIRLPTFKACTLLLLVLFIYDVFFVFITPFLTKSGNSIMVEVAAGPSDSTTHEKLPMVLKVPRLNSSPLALCDRPFSLLGFGDILVPGLLVAYCHRFDIQVQSSRVYFVACTIAYGIGLLITFVALAWMQRGQPALLYLVPCTVITSFVIALWRKELRMFWTGSGFAVNTSLI